A stretch of Heterodontus francisci isolate sHetFra1 chromosome 1, sHetFra1.hap1, whole genome shotgun sequence DNA encodes these proteins:
- the LOC137373576 gene encoding liver-expressed antimicrobial peptide 2-like isoform X3: MRALLSKVLAVTGTLLLVCSSTVQSSPVSNNPRPLVQRMRRSMLWRWITERPIGAICRVDSECITNYCETQDTC; the protein is encoded by the exons ATGAGGGCTCTGCTGAGCAAGGTGCTTGCGGTCACAGGCACACTTTTATTAGTCTGCAGCAGTACG GTCCAGTCGTCTCCAGTTTCCAACAACCCAAGACCGTTAGTTCAGCGGATGAGGAGATCGATGCTTTGGCGCTGGATCACTGAGAGACCCATTGGTGCGATTTGTAGAGTGGACTCTGAATGTATCACCAATTACTGTGAAACTCAGGATAC ATGTTAA